In the genome of Variovorax sp. PAMC26660, the window CCCTTGTGAAAGACCGCGACGCGGGCTCGATGCAGCGCCAGTTGCACGACCGCCTCAAGCGCGCCATCCTCGACGGCAGCCTGGCGCCGGGCAGCCGGTTGCCGGGCTCGCGTGCGCTGGCCGAGGCGCTCTCGATCTCGCGCAACACCGTCACCGCGACCTACGAACACCTGGCCGCCGAAGGCTATGTACAGCCCGACCGGCAGGGCACGCGCGTGACCGAACTGTCGTCGCCCGTACTTCTCGCACGCCCCGCACGCACCGGCAAGCCAGACGCCATGCCGTCCACCGCGCAGCGCCTGCTTCATATCCGGCCCAGCGCACCGCGTGCCGCGATGGATGCGGCCTTGCGGCCCGGCGTGCCCGCGCTGTCGCACTTTCCCATGGCCGCGTGGCGGCGCTCGCTCGACCGCGCGATGCGCAACGCCAGCCCCGCCACGCTCGGCTATGGCGATCCGCTGGGCGAGCCGCAGTTGCGCGCCGCCATCGCGCGGCACCTGGCCATTGCGCGCGGCGTGCGCTGCGAGCCACACCAGGTCGTCATTGCCGAAGGTGCGCAGGAAGCCATCACCCTGTGCGTGCGGCTGCTGTCGAACCCCGGCGAGATCGGCTGGGTCGAAGACCCTGGCTATCGCGGCGTGAAGGCGGCCATGCATGCGGGCGACCTGCGCATCGTGCCGCTGCGGCTCGATGCCGAAGGCCTGTGCGTGAGCGAGCGCGACTGGCAGAAGCACCCGCCCCGGCTGATCTACACCACGCCCTCGCACCAGTACCCGGCCGGCACGGTGCTGAGCATCGCGCGCCGGCTGGCGCTGATCGCGCAGGCGCGCCATCACGGTGCCTGGATCATCGAGGACGACTACGACAGCGAGTTCCGCCACAACGGCGAGCCCATCGGCGCAATGCAGGGGCTGGTGGCGCAGGCACCGGTGCTCTACGTCGGCACCTTCAGCAAGACGATGTTCCCGTCGCTGCGCCTGGGCTTCCTGGTGCTGCCCGAACAGCTCGTGGCCGCCGTGCAGTCGCCGCTGGAAGAAATGCTGCGCGGCGGCCACCGGCACGAGCAACTGGCCATGGCCGACTTCATCGAGAGCGGCCAGTTCAGCCGGCACCTGGGCCGCATGCGGCGGCTGTACCGCGACCGGCAGCAGGCCCTGCGACTGGCGCTGGGCAAGCACTTCAAGGTGCCGCACGAGATCGACGGCGGCCACTGCGGCTTGCACCTGACCGTGCGGCTGCCCGAGCGCTTCGACGACCGCCGGATCGCAGCCGATGCCTTGCGCCATCGCATCGCGCCGTCGGCGCTGTCAGGCTTCGCGATGCAGCCGACGCCTTCGGACAACGGGCTGGTGCTGGGCTATGGCAACACGCCGGCCGAACTCTTTGAGCCGCTGGTCAAGCGGCTGTCGCAGTTGGCGCGCGCGGCCGAACGTGCCTGATCAACCCGCCACGCCGAAGCCGGTGTCGAAGGTGCCCTTCACGTCGAGCGGCTGCTTGATGAGTCCGACCTGCCGGTAGAAGTCCGCCGTGCCCTGCTGGTCGGCGATGACCTGCGCGTCGATGGCCACCCACTTCTGCTGACGGCGCTCGAACTGCAGCTTGGCGGCCTCGGGCGGGATACCGATGATGCGTGCGAGCGCAGCCGAGTAGGCATCGACGTTGCGGTACGACCAGAGCTGTGCCTTCACCACGCGCTGCAGAAAATCCTGCAGCACTGGCCGCTTGGCGGCAATGGCCGCATCGGTCGCCGCGAGGTAGCTCAGCCCCGGCAGCAGCCCGCGCCCGCTGACCAGCACGCGTGCATGGTGGCTGACTTCGGCCAGTGCGGTGTAGGGCTCCCAGGTAGCCCATGCATCGACCGAGCCCTGCGTCAGCGCGAGCTTGGCATCGGCCGGCGCAAGGAAACGGATGTTCACCTCCTCGGGCTTGAGCCCGGCCGCCGTGATGGCCTTGAGCGTGACGTAGTGGCCAATGGAGCCGCGGTTGGTTGCCACGCTCTTGCCCTTGAGGTCGGCCGCATTCTTCAGCGGTGAATCGGGCCGCACCAGCACGGCGGTGCCGTACGAGTCGGACCGGTTCGCGCCGATCGCCTTGACCCGCGTGCCGGCTGCGAGCGCGAAGATCAGCGGCGCGTCGCCGATGGGGCCGGAATCGACCGCTGCTGCGTTCAGCGCCTCGGCCAGCGGCGCGGCAGCCGGGAACTCGGACCACTGGATGTCGTAGCCCAGGCCTTCAAGGCCGCCGGCCGCTTCGAGCAGCGCACGCAGGCCGCCCTTCTGGTCGCCGGCCTTGAGCACGGGCCGCCCCTGCGCGCGTGCCTGCAAGGAAAACGCGGGCAACGCTACGGCGGTGGCAGCGGCAAGACCGTGGGTGATGAGCTGCCTACGCGATCTGTCGAGGTGTTTGTTCATGGGTTCTACGGTGTCGATCAATGGAAAAGGAAATTCAGTGGATGAAACCGCCCTTGACGAAGCGCACGGGCTCCGCGTCCATGCGGGCGATCAGCGCGCCCAGTCCGTCGCCGGTGCCTGTCGCGGTCTTTGAGGGCACAGGCAGGCGCTCGCTGCGGCACAGCAAGTCGTCGTCGGACCAACCCGCCTTGCCGGGCTCGCCACGCGCGCGCAGCCAGCCGTCGCGGTCGGCGATGAGCTGGGTGCCGTCGAGCTGGTCGGTGCCGGCGATCAGCGCCAGCGCCTCCCATGCGGCGGGCGACTCGGCCACGCAGTCGGCGGAGGTCGACGCGTGCGACGACGGCGGCCTCAGCACCACGGTCACCAGCCTCGGATCTTCTGACGGCGCAACGTTGCCGGCCACGATGCGCAGCCGCTGCCCTCGCCAGCTCGCGAGCTGGCGCAGCGGCTTGACGCCGCATCGCACCGCCATGTCGGGCAGGCCGATGGGCTGCGGCCAGTTGCCGAGCGCACGCAGGCTCTGGCCCGCACCCTGCGCCTTCATGAAATCGACCAGGGCCCAAGCGTCGGCCTCGTCCAGCTTGCCGCCGAAGCCGGGCATCGTGAACTTGCCTTGCTGCGCTTCGCGCGTGCCGTGAAGAATGCGCCAGAGCAAGTCACCATCAGCACGCCGCCACAGCAGCGGTCCGCTGAGGTTGGGCGGCCACACGGCCAGCGAAGCTGCGAGCGGGCCTTCGCCCTTGCCGTCCACGCCGTGGCAGGCGACACAGTGCTGGTCATAGAGCGCCCGCCCCTGCGCGATGGATGCGGCAGTGAAGCCCGTGGGCGACTGCTGAAAGCTCGTGGGTGTCGCAGGCACCAGCACCACGCGCGCCTCGGGCCAGGGCGCTGCGATCAGCAGCATCGGCACCAGCGCGAGAAAGTAGAGGCGCGGACGCCGCCAGAACACGGCAAGCAGCAGCGCGAGCACCGCCACGGCGACGAACACCAGCGTCCACGCCAAGCTGCGTGCTTGCCCCAGGTCGATCAGCAGGTTCTCGCCCGACAGCCGATGCGCCCACGGCCACGCTGGCTGTCCGTGCACCCGCGTCGCGAGCCCCAGCGCATCGAGCACGCGCAGCAACTGCAATTGCGCGCCCTGTAGCAGGCCGATCAGCAGGTTGAGCCAATCGGCCTCGGGCGTGCTGTTCATGTCACCAGGTGGCGTCGAGCCCCAGGTGCTTCAATGCTTCGTGGCGCAGCTCGGCCAGTCGCGCATGTCCACGGTGGCGCGGATACGGCAGGTCGACCACGATCTCGGCCGCGATGCGCGCCGGCCGGTCGCTCAGCACGATCACTCGGTTGGCAAGGAACAGCGCTTCTTCCACGTCGTGCGTGACCAGCAGCGCAGAGAAGCCCGCACGCTGCCACAGGTTGACCAACTCGCTCTGCATCGCGATGCGCGTGAGCGAGTCGAGCTTGCCAAGCGGCTCGTCGAGCACCAGCAGTTGCGGGTCGTTGACCAATGCGCGCGCCAGCGCCACGCGCTGCGCCATGCCGCCCGAGAGCTGATGCGGAAAGGCTTTCGCGAAATCGGTCAGGCCCACGAGCTTGAGCGCCTCATCGACACGCCCACGCTGCGCCTTGAGCACGCCGCGTGCCTGCAGGCCCAGCGCCACGTTGTCCCACACGCTGCGCCAGGGGTAGAGCGTCGGGTCCTGGAAGACGACGATGCGTGATGGGTCGGGCCGCGTGATCTGCACGTCGTCCTGCGTGATGCGGCCGGCCGTGGCGGGTTCGAGGCCGGCCACCAGCCGCAACAGCGTTGACTTGCCGCAGCCGCTCGGCCCCAGCAGCGCGACGAACTCGCCCGGTTTCACGGTCAGGTCGATGTCATCGAGCACCTGCAGCGGCCCCGCCGGCACATCGAACCAGTGGCTCACACCGCGAATGTCGATGTGCGCGCCGGCCTTGCGAACGCTGGGCTCGGCGGCGGTGACGGCGTCTACCATTTCACGGTTCCCTTCTGCCACGACAGCACGCGGTCGCGCACCTTGAAGAGCAGCGTGATCAGGCCCGAGCACAGCACGGCCATGACGATCAGCGCGGCGTACATGTTCGAGTACGAGGCCCAGCCCTGCGCCCACGACAGGTAGAAGCCCAACCCGGCCTTCACGCCCATCATCTCTGCGGTAACGAGCACCGAGAAGGCCGCGCCCAGCCCCATGAACAGGCCGACGAACACCTGGGGCAAGGCCGCAGGAATCGCCACGCGCAGCACCAGGAAACGCTCGCTCGCGCCCATGGTGCGTGCCACGTCGTAGTAGTTGCGATTGACAGTCGCCACGCCCGACCACGTGAGCACCGCCACCGGAAAGCCCGTGGCCAGCGCAATCAGGAACACGGCCGCCGCATAGCTGGACGGAAAGAAGAAGAACGCCAGCGGCAGCAGCGCCGAGGCCGGCACCGGGCCGACGAAGCGCAGCACCGGATGCACCCAGTAACCCGCGATGCGCGACCAGCCAATGGTCACGCCCGTCAGAAAGCCGGCGAGTGCGCCCAGCACGAAGCCGTGGGCGAGCAGCCGGGTCGAATGCAGCAGGCTTTCACCGAGGCGGCGCCAATCGTCGATGTAGGTCTCGACCAGGCTTTGCGGCGGCGCGAAGAAAGGCGTAGGCAGCAAGGCGAGCTTGGCGGTCGCGATCTCCCAGATGGCGAACAGCACGGGCAGCGCGATGAGCCACGGCCCGGCGGGCCGCAGTACGCGCGCAACGCGGCCGGCGCGCGCACCGAGCAGCGCGACGGCCAGCAGCAACGCGCCGACGACGATGGCGGCGATGCCGAACTCGTCGGTGTAGGCCCAGTCGCTGAAGCCGACGGCCTTGTTGGGCCAGTAGACCGTGAGCAGGCCCAAGGCGAACCATGCGACGGCGGCGGCGAAGCCGCTGCGCCACGCGGGCAAGGCCGTAGAGATGCGGTGCTGCAGCGTCGAAGCGGGGGCCTGTGCGCGTGCGGGCGCCGCAGCCCCCACCCTGGCCTTCCCCCGGAAGGGGAGGGAATCGAAGCCCAGCGCGGGGTCGGGCGTACTCATGCCAGCGGGTCGTAAGACACGTGCTCGGCGAAGCGCGCGGGGTCGGTCGTCTTCTTCAGCACGCCGACGCTGCGGAAATCGCGCGCATAGAACTCCACCTCGTCGCGCAGGTTCTTGCCCAGCGGATGGTGGTTGTGCGTGAGCGTGCCCAGCAGCGCGCGCAGGTCTTCAACCGGCACGTTGGGCGAGTACTTGGCGAAGAGCTTGGCCGATTCGTTCGGGTTCTCGGCCACGTAGTCCGAGGCCTGCGCAATGGAACGCACGAGCGAAGCCACCGTCGCCTTGTCCTTGCGCACAAGTTCGCCGCGCGCGCCAACGATGCAGCAGACTTTGTCCTTGTACTCGCCCGAGAGGTTGCTCGCGACTTCGACGAACACGCCCTTGTTGCGCTTCTCGATCAGGTAGACATTGGGGTCGCCGTCGGCAACGGCGTGGATCTCGCCCTTCTTCACCGCAATGTCGAGCAGGTCGGCCGGGTACTGGCGCCAGGTGACGTCGCGGTCGGCGTCGACGCCGTTCTTCGCGAGCAGGATCGAGAAGAAATTCTTGCCCGGGCTCGCGATGTCCGACACGCCGATGATCTTGCCCTTGAGGCTGGCGATGTCGGTCACGCCCGCGCTCTTGGCACCCACCAGCCGCACGCAGCCGCCGTGCGAGCTGCCGACGATCTTCACGTCGAAGCCCGCTTCCAGCGGCTTGAGCCAGCGGTGGATCATGCCGACCGCCGCATCGGCCTTGGCCGTGGCCAGCGACTCCAGCAACTGGTCGGTCGAGCCGGTGTAGTTGATCAGGTCCACCTGCAGGCCGTTGCGCTCGAAGTACCCGCGCTCCTGCGCCACCACCACGGGCGAGAGGCAGAAGGCCGCCGCGTTCCATGCAAAGGTGAGCTTGCGGGACTGCTGCGAGAAAGCCTGCGAGGCGATCAGGCCGCCCGAGGCGACCACGGCGGCGGCGCCGCCAGCGCGCAGCACGCTGCGGCGGGTAAGGGATGCGTTCATCGACAACTCCGGACGTTTTTTTGGGGATCAGAGCAGCAGCTCGGGCTCGGCTTCGACCAGGCCTTCGTACAGGCTGTCAAAGGAATGGATGGCCCCCTCCGGGCCGCCGATCTGGCTGTGTGTGTGGCGCGCGGTGGCCTCGTCGATGGGCTGCGGCTTGCCGGCGGCCTCGGCCAGCAGTTGCGTGTGGCAGGCGTTGTCGAGCGCGATGTACCACCACGCGGCGGCCTCCACCGTCGGGCCCGCCGTCAGGATGCCGTGGTTCTTGAGGATCGCGCCCTTGCGGTCGCCCACCATGCCGGTGAAATCGTCGAACAGCGCCACGTCCTCATGGAACACGCAGCTGTCCTGCGTGATCGTGTCGAGCTTGCGGCCCAGGGTGGACCAGGCCTTGCCGTAGGTCGAATGCGTGTGGGCGGCGGCAACGATCTTCGGGTTGTGCTCGTGGATCGCGGCATGGATGGCGAAGGCGGCCTTGTTCAGCGGCCTGTCGCCGATGACGGTCTCGCCCTTTGCGTTGACGAGCAGCAGGTCGGACACCTTGATGCGCGAGAAGTGGATGCCCAGCGGGTTGACCCAGAAGTGGTCGGTCAGCTCGGGGTCGCGCGCGGTGATGTGGCCGGCCAGGCCTTGTGCGAAGCCGAAGCGGGCGAACAGGCGGAAGGCGCCGGCCAGGCGCTCTTGCCGGTGACGGCGTTCGGCCTGCACGCTGGTGCGCGGGGGGGTGGGGTCGAACCAGTACTTCTGCTGGGGGTTCGGGTTGAGCTTCAGCGGCTGGGGGGCGTTGCGGTCGATGGAAAGAACGGCGCTCATGGGGATTCCTCGTGTTCGGTTTCTTGGTTTTTCTCCTTCCCCCTCTGGGGGAAGGTTGGGATGGGGGCACGCGCGGCCTTCGAGGCTGCGCGGCATTGAATGCCGCTTGCCCCCACCCCTGCCCTCCCCCAGAGGGGGAGGGAGAAAGACGGAATCAGGCAGCCTTGCGAACGGAGGCAGCGCGCTGCGCGACCAACTCGCGCGTGCGCGGAATCAGCTCATGGCCATAGTCCGTCGCGTCTTCCAGCGGATCGAAGCCACGAATCAGGAAGGTGGTCACGCCAAGGTCGTAGTAGTCGAGCAGCGCATCAGCCACCTGCTCGGGCGTGCCGACCAGCGCGGTGCTGTTCGAGCGACCGCCAATCTCCTGCGCCACCGCGGTCCACAGGCGCTTGTCCACACGCGGCCCCTTGTCGGCAGCGGCCAGCAGGCGCT includes:
- a CDS encoding ABC transporter substrate-binding protein yields the protein MNKHLDRSRRQLITHGLAAATAVALPAFSLQARAQGRPVLKAGDQKGGLRALLEAAGGLEGLGYDIQWSEFPAAAPLAEALNAAAVDSGPIGDAPLIFALAAGTRVKAIGANRSDSYGTAVLVRPDSPLKNAADLKGKSVATNRGSIGHYVTLKAITAAGLKPEEVNIRFLAPADAKLALTQGSVDAWATWEPYTALAEVSHHARVLVSGRGLLPGLSYLAATDAAIAAKRPVLQDFLQRVVKAQLWSYRNVDAYSAALARIIGIPPEAAKLQFERRQQKWVAIDAQVIADQQGTADFYRQVGLIKQPLDVKGTFDTGFGVAG
- a CDS encoding class II aldolase/adducin family protein, coding for MSAVLSIDRNAPQPLKLNPNPQQKYWFDPTPPRTSVQAERRHRQERLAGAFRLFARFGFAQGLAGHITARDPELTDHFWVNPLGIHFSRIKVSDLLLVNAKGETVIGDRPLNKAAFAIHAAIHEHNPKIVAAAHTHSTYGKAWSTLGRKLDTITQDSCVFHEDVALFDDFTGMVGDRKGAILKNHGILTAGPTVEAAAWWYIALDNACHTQLLAEAAGKPQPIDEATARHTHSQIGGPEGAIHSFDSLYEGLVEAEPELLL
- a CDS encoding PLP-dependent aminotransferase family protein; translated protein: MTDSPDPVTTTLLEAALVKDRDAGSMQRQLHDRLKRAILDGSLAPGSRLPGSRALAEALSISRNTVTATYEHLAAEGYVQPDRQGTRVTELSSPVLLARPARTGKPDAMPSTAQRLLHIRPSAPRAAMDAALRPGVPALSHFPMAAWRRSLDRAMRNASPATLGYGDPLGEPQLRAAIARHLAIARGVRCEPHQVVIAEGAQEAITLCVRLLSNPGEIGWVEDPGYRGVKAAMHAGDLRIVPLRLDAEGLCVSERDWQKHPPRLIYTTPSHQYPAGTVLSIARRLALIAQARHHGAWIIEDDYDSEFRHNGEPIGAMQGLVAQAPVLYVGTFSKTMFPSLRLGFLVLPEQLVAAVQSPLEEMLRGGHRHEQLAMADFIESGQFSRHLGRMRRLYRDRQQALRLALGKHFKVPHEIDGGHCGLHLTVRLPERFDDRRIAADALRHRIAPSALSGFAMQPTPSDNGLVLGYGNTPAELFEPLVKRLSQLARAAERA
- a CDS encoding ABC transporter substrate-binding protein; amino-acid sequence: MNASLTRRSVLRAGGAAAVVASGGLIASQAFSQQSRKLTFAWNAAAFCLSPVVVAQERGYFERNGLQVDLINYTGSTDQLLESLATAKADAAVGMIHRWLKPLEAGFDVKIVGSSHGGCVRLVGAKSAGVTDIASLKGKIIGVSDIASPGKNFFSILLAKNGVDADRDVTWRQYPADLLDIAVKKGEIHAVADGDPNVYLIEKRNKGVFVEVASNLSGEYKDKVCCIVGARGELVRKDKATVASLVRSIAQASDYVAENPNESAKLFAKYSPNVPVEDLRALLGTLTHNHHPLGKNLRDEVEFYARDFRSVGVLKKTTDPARFAEHVSYDPLA
- a CDS encoding c-type cytochrome — translated: MNSTPEADWLNLLIGLLQGAQLQLLRVLDALGLATRVHGQPAWPWAHRLSGENLLIDLGQARSLAWTLVFVAVAVLALLLAVFWRRPRLYFLALVPMLLIAAPWPEARVVLVPATPTSFQQSPTGFTAASIAQGRALYDQHCVACHGVDGKGEGPLAASLAVWPPNLSGPLLWRRADGDLLWRILHGTREAQQGKFTMPGFGGKLDEADAWALVDFMKAQGAGQSLRALGNWPQPIGLPDMAVRCGVKPLRQLASWRGQRLRIVAGNVAPSEDPRLVTVVLRPPSSHASTSADCVAESPAAWEALALIAGTDQLDGTQLIADRDGWLRARGEPGKAGWSDDDLLCRSERLPVPSKTATGTGDGLGALIARMDAEPVRFVKGGFIH
- a CDS encoding ABC transporter permease, which produces MSTPDPALGFDSLPFRGKARVGAAAPARAQAPASTLQHRISTALPAWRSGFAAAVAWFALGLLTVYWPNKAVGFSDWAYTDEFGIAAIVVGALLLAVALLGARAGRVARVLRPAGPWLIALPVLFAIWEIATAKLALLPTPFFAPPQSLVETYIDDWRRLGESLLHSTRLLAHGFVLGALAGFLTGVTIGWSRIAGYWVHPVLRFVGPVPASALLPLAFFFFPSSYAAAVFLIALATGFPVAVLTWSGVATVNRNYYDVARTMGASERFLVLRVAIPAALPQVFVGLFMGLGAAFSVLVTAEMMGVKAGLGFYLSWAQGWASYSNMYAALIVMAVLCSGLITLLFKVRDRVLSWQKGTVKW
- a CDS encoding ABC transporter ATP-binding protein, producing MVDAVTAAEPSVRKAGAHIDIRGVSHWFDVPAGPLQVLDDIDLTVKPGEFVALLGPSGCGKSTLLRLVAGLEPATAGRITQDDVQITRPDPSRIVVFQDPTLYPWRSVWDNVALGLQARGVLKAQRGRVDEALKLVGLTDFAKAFPHQLSGGMAQRVALARALVNDPQLLVLDEPLGKLDSLTRIAMQSELVNLWQRAGFSALLVTHDVEEALFLANRVIVLSDRPARIAAEIVVDLPYPRHRGHARLAELRHEALKHLGLDATW